The following nucleotide sequence is from bacterium.
CGACGACGATACGGGCGCCCCGACGGCGCAGCGCCAGCACCAGCTCGCGCACGTGCGGCAACGGACGCAGGCTCGGGAGCCAGCGCTCGCGGAAGAGCTCGCCACGCCGGGTCTGGATGCGGGCGGCGAGCTCCGGATCGGGCTCCCGCTCGCACACGGCGCGCAGGATGCGGTCGCCGCCCATGCCGACCAGCGGCTGCACCAGCGCCGGTGGGACGTGGATGCCGTGCTCACCGAGCGCCTGCGCCCACGCCGCGGCATGCGCCACGTTGCTGTCGAGCAGGGTTCCGTCGACGTCGAGCAGGATTCCACGAATGGGAGGGAAATTGTCGAAGCGGGGAGTGTTTTGCATCTTCTTCCTCGGGAGGCGGGGGATACACCGATACCGCGACCCCTAGTTGCAGAGACGATGCCACGCGCCTGCCCATTCACTGCGCGACCGGCTCGAGGAGGTAGAGCGTCCCGCGATCGCGCGCCGACCCGGCGAACGCCTCGGCGTCTTCGCCCGGTCCGACGAACAGATCGACGTGTGCGCCCTTGATCGCCGCGCCCACGTCCTGCGCGACGACGAAGCGCCGCGCCGACGGGGTGACCAGGTAGGCGATGCGGCCGGACGGCACGAGCGTCGGGTCGGTCGCGATCGATCGGCCCGCGGTCAGCGGGACGCCCATGCTGCCGACCGGATCGCCGGGCGCGGCGCCGAGCTTGAAGAAGACGTAGCGCGGGTTCTCCTGCATGAGGGCGCGCTGCTCGTCCGCCGGCAGCGTCGCCATGACGCGACGGATGCCCGGCACCGTCGCCTCCGCGCGGGTCAGGTGGCCGTGCTCGATGAGCACCCGCGCGAGCGCCTTGTACGGCTTCTCGTTCGTGCCCGCGAAGAGCGCCGGGCGCACGGTGCCGTCGGGGAAGCGCAGGCGTCCGGAGCCCTGCACGTGGAGGAGGAAGAGGCCGAGCGGATCGTCGGTCCAGGCCAGCTCGAGGCCGCGTCCCGCGAGCGCGCCGGCGTCGATCGCGGCGCGGACCGGGGCCGAGCTCGGAGTGAGGTCCGGCGGCCGGGCATAGAGCGGGTAGCGGAAGCGCGCGTCGGGCCGCACCCGTGCGGCCAGCTCGGGCTCGTAGTACGCCGTCATGAGGATCGGGTCGCGCACCTGGAGGACGCGGAACGCGCCCGCGATCGCGCGCCGGCGGGCGGCTGCGTCGCCGCCTGCCGCGAGCGCGCCCAGGAGACGGCTCGCCGACGCCGCGGCCGCGTCGTCGCCCCGCTTGCGCCACGCGGGCTGCGTACGGGCGATCGCCTGACGCAGCGACGCGAGGTCGGCGTCGTCGCCGAAGTCGGGTAGCTGCGCGGCCCGCAGCTGCACGAGCGCGGGCTGCGGCCCGCGCTGCACGGCGCAGCTCGCCGCGAGCGCGGCGAGCAGGACGACGAGCCCTACGCCGCCGCGTAGGACGCCTGCGCCGCGGCCACGGCGACCCCCGGCGTCACCCGCAGCCCCTCGGCCGCCAGCGCCTCCTCGAGCGCCGCCAGCACCGCGAGCACGCTCGCCCGCCGGCTCGATTCTCCCATCAGCCCGATCCGCCACACCTTCCCCTTCATCGGCCCGAGCCCGCCGCCGATCTCGATGCCGTGGTCGGCGAGCAGCCGCGCGCGCACGCGCGCCTCGTCGACGTCGGCGGGCACCGTGACCGCATTCAGCATCGGCAGCCGGTGGCCCGGCTCCGCCGCCAGCCCGAGTCCGAACGTCTCCAGGCCGGCGACCAGCGCGCGATGGTTGCGCGCATGACGCGTGAACCGCGCCGGCAGGCCCTCCTCGGCAACCAGGCGCAGCGCCTCGCGCAACGCGTAGTTCATCGAGATCGGCGCCGTGTGGTGATAGACGCGCTCCTCGCCCCAGTACTGTGCGAGGAGGCCGACGTCGAGGTACCAGCTCTGCGCCTTCGTCCTGCGGGCGCGGATCGCGTCGAGCGCGCGCGGCCCGAAGGTGACGGGCGACAGCCCCGGCGGGCACGACAGGCACTTCTGCGTGCCGCTGTACGCCGCATCGACGCCCCAGGCGTCGATCTCGACCGGCACGCCGCCGAGCGAGGTGACGCAGTCGGCGAGAAAGAGCGCGCCGTGCTCGTGCGCCAGCCGGATCGCGTCCTCCAGCGGCTGCCAGGCGCCGGTCGAGGTCTCCGCGTGCACCAGCGCGACCAGCTTCGGATTCGACGTCTGCGCCAGCGCCGCAGCGATCTGCTCCGGGCGGACGACGTGGCCCCACGGTGCCTCGACGCGCCGAACGACCGCGCCGCAGCGCTCCGCCACCTCGGCCATGCGCGTGCCGAAGACGCCGTTCACGCCGACGAGAACCTCGTCGCCCGGTTCGACGAGGTTCACGACGCACGCCTCCATGCCGGCGCTGCCCGTACCCGAGATGGGGAGCGTCAGCGCGTTCGCGGTGGCGAAGACCATCCGCAGGAGCGCCTTCACGTCCTCCATCATGCCGAGGAACGCGGGGTCGAGATGGCCGACGAGGGGCGCCGACATGGCGCGCAGCACGCGCGGGTGGACGTCGGACGGGCCAGGGCCAAGAAGGAGGCGATACGGAGGTTGGAACTCGCCCGGCGCCGCGGTCACGGGGCGATTTGTATACACGGGTTCCGAGCCGTACAAACCACCGATGCGCGATCTGGCTGCCCGCCTGCGCGCCCTCGTCGGCCCGGACGGCGTCATCGACCACCCCGACGCGCTCGGGGTCTACGACTGCGACGGCTACACCCTCGAGCGCGCCACGCCGGATCTGGTCGTGCTGCCGGCGACGCCCGAGGCCGTCGCCGCCGTCGTGCGGCTGCTGGCCGGGGACGGCATCCCGTTCGTCCCGCGCGGCGCCGGGACGGGGCTCTCCGGCGGCACCCTGCCCGTGCAGGCGCCGGTCATGGTGTGCACGAGCCGTCTCAACCGCATCGAGTCGATCGACACCGCGAACCGCCGCATCGTCGTCCAGGCCGGGGTGGTGAACCAGTGGGTGACGAACGCCGTCCGCGCCCACGGGCTGCACTACGCACCCGATCCGTCGAGCCAGCCGGCATGCACCATCGGCGGCAACGTGGCCGAGAACTCGGGCGGCCCGCACACGCTCAAGTACGGCGTGACGACGAACCACGTGCTCGGCGTCGAGCTGGTGCTGCCGTCGGGCGAGGTGGTGCGCCTCGGCGGCCCGGTCGAGGAGCGCATCGGCTACGATCTCGTCGGGCTCGCGGTCGGCGCCGAAGGCACGTTCGGCATCGTCACGCGCGCGACCCTGCGCCTCACCCGCACGCCGGAGGACACGCGCACGCTGCTCGCCGTCTTCGAGTCGGTCGAGGCGGCGAGCGCGGCGGTGTCGGACATCATCGCCGCGGGCATCGTGCCGGCGGCGCTCGAGATGATGGACGACCTCATCCTCGGCGCGGTCGAGGACGCCTATCACGTGGGGCTGCCCACCGACGCCGGTGCGGTGCTGCTGGTCGAGCTCGACGGCCCGGCCGTGGGGCTCGATCCGCTGATGGAGTCGGTGTCCGCGCTCTGCCGCGCCCGCGGTGTTCGCGAGCTGCGCCTCGCGCGCGACGAGGCCGAGCGCCAGGCGCTGTGGAAGTGCCGCAAGCGGGCGTTCGGCGCGGTGGGACGTTTGGCGCCGAACTACTGCACCCAGGACGGCGTCGTCCCGCGCACGAAGGTGCCCGACATCCTGCGCGCGATCGCCGCTGCCGCCGCCCGCCACCGCCTGCGCATCGGCAACGTCTTCCACGCCGGCGACGGCAACATCCATCCGATCATCCTCTTCGACGAGCGCGACCGCGACC
It contains:
- a CDS encoding MltA domain-containing protein gives rise to the protein MQRGPQPALVQLRAAQLPDFGDDADLASLRQAIARTQPAWRKRGDDAAAASASRLLGALAAGGDAAARRRAIAGAFRVLQVRDPILMTAYYEPELAARVRPDARFRYPLYARPPDLTPSSAPVRAAIDAGALAGRGLELAWTDDPLGLFLLHVQGSGRLRFPDGTVRPALFAGTNEKPYKALARVLIEHGHLTRAEATVPGIRRVMATLPADEQRALMQENPRYVFFKLGAAPGDPVGSMGVPLTAGRSIATDPTLVPSGRIAYLVTPSARRFVVAQDVGAAIKGAHVDLFVGPGEDAEAFAGSARDRGTLYLLEPVAQ
- a CDS encoding alanine--glyoxylate aminotransferase family protein, coding for MTPSGPTRARRRAARSRIGGLYGSEPVYTNRPVTAAPGEFQPPYRLLLGPGPSDVHPRVLRAMSAPLVGHLDPAFLGMMEDVKALLRMVFATANALTLPISGTGSAGMEACVVNLVEPGDEVLVGVNGVFGTRMAEVAERCGAVVRRVEAPWGHVVRPEQIAAALAQTSNPKLVALVHAETSTGAWQPLEDAIRLAHEHGALFLADCVTSLGGVPVEIDAWGVDAAYSGTQKCLSCPPGLSPVTFGPRALDAIRARRTKAQSWYLDVGLLAQYWGEERVYHHTAPISMNYALREALRLVAEEGLPARFTRHARNHRALVAGLETFGLGLAAEPGHRLPMLNAVTVPADVDEARVRARLLADHGIEIGGGLGPMKGKVWRIGLMGESSRRASVLAVLAALEEALAAEGLRVTPGVAVAAAQASYAAA
- a CDS encoding FAD-binding protein; translated protein: MRDLAARLRALVGPDGVIDHPDALGVYDCDGYTLERATPDLVVLPATPEAVAAVVRLLAGDGIPFVPRGAGTGLSGGTLPVQAPVMVCTSRLNRIESIDTANRRIVVQAGVVNQWVTNAVRAHGLHYAPDPSSQPACTIGGNVAENSGGPHTLKYGVTTNHVLGVELVLPSGEVVRLGGPVEERIGYDLVGLAVGAEGTFGIVTRATLRLTRTPEDTRTLLAVFESVEAASAAVSDIIAAGIVPAALEMMDDLILGAVEDAYHVGLPTDAGAVLLVELDGPAVGLDPLMESVSALCRARGVRELRLARDEAERQALWKCRKRAFGAVGRLAPNYCTQDGVVPRTKVPDILRAIAAAAARHRLRIGNVFHAGDGNIHPIILFDERDRDQVRRVLAAGREILEACVALGGSVTGEHGIGVEKMDQMPLLFSPDDLSAMMRLRAVFDPEQRANPHKIFPDAKVCVESRAPRRQAAS